In a genomic window of Raphanus sativus cultivar WK10039 unplaced genomic scaffold, ASM80110v3 Scaffold1120, whole genome shotgun sequence:
- the LOC130503772 gene encoding LOW QUALITY PROTEIN: uncharacterized protein LOC130503772 (The sequence of the model RefSeq protein was modified relative to this genomic sequence to represent the inferred CDS: deleted 1 base in 1 codon), which yields MGDEDNRNNGMDQLLLDALTTRMTTLMDQRLENFRAEVVHSDRERPRRTSDRSATESYYSHSNRSIGTRRRRRDQEERAKTSDPLGGLKLKIPEFKDYTAEYKMKLAPTEFKEYALSWWDNLVTARRRAGDFPVETWNQMKVIMRKRFVPSHYHRELHFKLRTLSQGSRSVEEYYKEMETLMLRADIQEDREATMARFMGGLNREIMDRLEVHHYVEMEELLHKAIMFEQQLKRRSYKSSYGASKPHYQKDEKTRESRPFSKPKVEEQSAKGKEVATASKSRDIQCYKCKGYGHYASSCSNKRVILIRENGDIESEEEVSESEEERVEMPTRGELLVTRRTLNLQAKTDGDEQRENLFHTRCMVHGKVCSLVIDGGSCTNVASETMVDKLGLKVIKRPTAYKLQWLNDEGELEVKHQVKVPLSIGKYEEEILCDVLPMDAGHILLGRPWQSDRKEFKDVFPEEAPQGLPPIRGIEHQIDFIPGASLPNKPAYRTNPLETKELHQQVTELMEKGHIRESMSPCAVPVLLVPKKDGSWRMCFVVSADGIKVDEEKIKAIKEWPSPKTVGEVRSFHGLAGFYRKFVKDFSTVAAPLTEVIKKNVGFKWEQFQEEAFQALKEKLTNSPVLSLPDFSKTFEIECDASGVGVGAVLMQEKKPIAFFSEKLGGATLNYPTYDKELYALVRALQTWQHYLWPKEFVIHTDHESLKHLKGQQKLNKRHARWIEFIETFPYVIKYKKGKENIVADALSRRYNDGFLFFENRLCVPNSSLRDLFVKEAHAGGLGGHFGVAKTLNVMQDHFYWPHMRRDVEKACERCVTCKQAKSKVQSHGLYTPLPIPLHPWHDISMDFVVGLPRTKTGKDSVFVVVDRFSKMAHFIPCHKTDDAVNVANLFFKEIVRLHGMPRTIVSDRDTKFLSFFWKTLWSKLGTKLCFSTTCHPQSDGQTEVVNRTLSTLLRALIKKNLRTWEECLPHVEFAYNHARHSAYKFSPFEIVYGFNPLSPLDLMPLPLIWIHLRKDRFPNERKSKLMPRLDGPFKVIRKINNNAYQLDLQDETDLRSNPSQVGEDDVILTSNGTKDMEQLEPELKEVEKEPCSLKGNNGKDLEVPVGPMTRSKQARFNQAFHKLLYTIQGSLECAYPTTLVVIQAV from the exons ATGGGAGACGAGGACAATAGGAATAATGGAATGGATCAACTGTTACTTGATGCTTTGACTACACGCATGACTACTTTGATGGATCAGAGACTAGAGAACTTCAGGGCTGAGGTTGTGCACTCAGATCGTGAGAGACCTAGAAGGACTTCAGATCGATCTGCTACAGAAAGTTACTATAGCCATTCAAACCGATCCATTGGTACCAGAAGAAGGAGGCGTGACCAGGAAGAAAGGGCAAAAACCAGTGATCCTCTTGgtggtttgaaactgaaaattCCTGAGTTTAAAG ACTACACTGCAGAGTATAAAATGAAACTTGCCCCTACTGAGTTCAAGGAGTATGCTTTAAGTTGGTGGGATAACTTGGTTACAGCAAGAAGAAGAGCTGGAGATTTTCCTGTTGAAACCTGGAACCAGATGAAGGTAATCATGAGAAAGAGATTTGTACCGAGCCACTACCACAGAGAGTTGCACTTCAAGCTCAGAACACTGTCTCAAGGAAGTAGATCAGTTGAAGAATATTATAAGGAAATGGAAACCCTTATGCTGAGAGCTGATATACAAGAAGACCGAGAAGCAACAATGGCCAGATTCATGGGTGGTCTAAACAGAGAGATCATGGACAGACTTGAAGTTCATCACTATGTTGAGATGGAAGAGCTTCTGCACAAGGCAATTATGTTTGAACAGcagttgaaaagaagaagttacaAGTCTAGCTATGGAGCCAGCAAACCACACTACCAGAAGGACGAAAAGACCAGAGAATCCAGACCATTCTCCAAGCCTAAAGTGGAGGAACAAAGTGCTAAAGGAAAGGAAGTAGCCACTGCATCCAAATCCAGAGACATACAGTGCTACAAGTGTAAAGGATATGGACACTATGCCAGTAGCTGCTCCAACAAAAGGGTAATACTCATCAGAGAAAATGGTGACATTGAATCCGAGGAAGAGGTATCTGAGTCAGAAGAAGAAAGGGTGGAAATGCCAACTCGTGGAGAGTTACTTGTTACTAGAAGAACACTGAATCTTCAAGCCAAGACTGATGGAGATGAGCAGAGAGAGAATCTGTTTCACACTCGCTGTATGGTTCACGGGAAGGTTTGCAgcttggttatagatggaggaagttgtaccAATGTTGCAAGTGAAACCATGGTAGACAAACTTGGTCTGAAGGTCATAAAAAGACCAACAGCTTACAAGTTACAATGGCTTAATGATGAAGGAGAACTAGAGGTGAAGCACCAAGTTAAGGTACCATTGTCTATTGGGAAGTATGAGGAAGAGATACTGTGTGATGTCTTACCAATGGATGCTGGACACATACTGCTTGGAAGACCTTGGCAATCCGACAGAA AGGAATTCAAAGATGTTTTTCCAGAAGAAGCTCCACAAGGACTGCCACCTATCAGAGGAATAGAGCATCAAATCGATTTTATTCCAGGAGCTTCTCTTCCAAACAAaccagcctatagaaccaatCCTCTGGAGACCAAGGAACTACATCAACAAGTCACTGAGCTTATGGAGAAGGGTCATATTCGTGAGAGCATGAGCCCATGTGCAGTTCCAGTCTTGCTTGTGCCAAAAAAAGATGGTAGCTGGAGAATGT gttttgttgtgagtgcagatggaatcaaggttgatgaagaaaagatcaaagctaTCAAGGAATGGCCAAGCCCAAAGACAGTTGGTGAAGTGAGAAGCTTCCATGGTCTAGCCGGATTCTACAGAAAATTTGTCAAAGATTTTAGTACTGTGGCTGCACCACTGACTGAAGTAATCAAGAAAAACGTTGGGTTCAAGTGGGAACAATTCCAAGAAGAAGCATTCCAAGCCTTGAAAGAGAAACTCACCAATTCACCAGTTCTTTCTCTCCCTgacttttctaaaacatttgaaatagaatgtgatgcttctggtgttggTGTAGGTGCTGTGCTTATGCAGGAAAAGAAACCTATAGCTTtctttagtgaaaagcttggagggGCTACTCTGAACTATCCAACGTATGACAAAGAGCTCTATGCGCTTGTGAGGGCTTTGCAAACATGGCAACACTAtctctggcctaaggagttcgtcatccacactgatcatgagtctctaaAGCATCTCAAGGGACAACAGAAACTGAACAAGAGACATGCTAGATGGAttgaattcattgaaacctttccctatgtgatcaaatacaagaaaggtaaggaaaacatagttgctgatgcactatctcgaaggtat AATGAtggttttctcttctttgaaaaTAGACTATGTGTGCCTAACTCttctttgagagatttgtttGTCAAGGAAGCTCACGCAGGTGGACTTGGAGGACATTTTGGCGTGGCTAAGACACTGAACGTAATGCAGGAtcacttctattggccacacaTGAGGAGAGATGTAGAAAAAGCTTGTGAAAGATGTGTCACTTGCAAACAGGCTAAGTCCAAAGTCCAAAGCCACGGTctgtatactcctttacccattCCTTTGCATCCATGGCATGACATTTCAATGGATTTTGTTGTTGGATTACCTAGGACTAAGACTGGAAAGGATTCTGTGTTTGTAGTCGTTGATAGGTTTTCTaaaatggctcattttattccatgtcataagactgatgatgctgtGAATGTTGCTAATCTGTTCTTTAAAGAAATTGTTAGACTTCATGGAATGCCTAGGAcaattgtttctgatagagacaccaagtttcttagcttcttttggaaaaccttgtggtctaagttaggaACTAAACTGTgtttctctactacttgtcatccacagtctgatggacaaactgaagttgTCAATAGAACTTTGTCTACCTTGTTGCGTGCATTGATTAAAAAGAACCttaggacttgggaagaatgtttgcctcatgtagaatttgcttataatcatgctAGGCATTCTGCATATAAGTTCTCTCCATTTGAAATTGTCTATGGTTTCAATCCTTTATcacctttggatctaatgcctttaccttTGA TTTGGATACACTTGAGGAAGGACAGATTTCCTAATGAGAGAAAATCCAAGCTCATGCCTAGATTAGATGGTCCTTTCAAAGTCATCaggaagatcaacaacaatgcctatcaactggatctccaag ATGAaacggatttgaggtcaaatccttctcaagtgggagaggatgatgtgatcttgacaagcaatggaactaaagatatggaacagcttgaaccagagcttaagGAAGTTGAGAAAGAACCATGCAGCTTGAAAGGAAAC AATGGCAAGGACTTAGAAGTACCAGTTGGTCCAATGACTAGATCCAAGCAAGCCAGATTCAATCAAGCTTTCCATAAACTCTTATACACTATCCAGGGCAGTCTAGAGTGtgcttatccaactactctggttgtgattcaagccgtctaa